DNA sequence from the Larus michahellis chromosome 20, bLarMic1.1, whole genome shotgun sequence genome:
AGGCCGCCATCTCGCCGCGCTGTGAGGGccggaccgggccgggccgggccgggagcggcggcggcgacggggcGGTGTCGTTTGTACGCCTCGCCCGGCCGttccgccaggccccgccccccgccgccgctcatTGGGCGACGCCCCCCAATTGCCGACGCCCATTGGAGGAAGGGGGGCCGGGAGGTCCCGCCCCACACCGGCACGGGAGGGAGGCAAAGGGGCCGTGTCCGATGCCACGCCCTGCCCTCGCACCTATTGGCCAAGAGCGCCCCGCCCTCccgccctcgccccgcccccTCGCGACGCCCCGCCTCCCCAGCGCCGCCATTTTGACCCAGAGCTTCCCTCAGCggttccccccccacccgccccggggCGAGCCGGGCGTTAATTAGCAAAAAAACGTTAATTAGCAAACGGCGGAAGCCGCCTAGCGCGTGGAACACCATGCTGTCAGAGAATACCCAGCCGGGCCgccaaaaaataagcaaaataaagtgGTTTTCTGCAATAAAAGGCCCCAAATGGGTGCTGCCGTTGTTGTGAGctttttaactttaaatttaTATGCATTTGTGTGAGGCGAGAATTGAAGCATTTTGGGGTGTCAGGTTCCCGCACCACTGCAGCAGCTCGGGGAAACAGCTGGAGGTTCGTGGCAGCCTGCTCCCCCGCACGTTATTCccaaattatgaaaataaaaaggaaaaataaatatgggGTTTTATTGTTAACGGGGAACAAACACTGTGTCAAAAAACCATGACAGGAAAAACGGCACGAAATCCCAGCGAGGAACAAACCACGAGggatactgtaaaaaaaaaaaaaaaaaaaccaaaaaaacaataATAACCAAAGACTCCGGGAAACAGTAACATGTACCCGCTGCGGGGCCAGGCGCACGCGGCAGGACTTGCTGGGAATAACCCGAATTCCTCTTGAAATCCGGTCTCCGACAAAGCGAAGTCTTTGTCGGCGGGTGGTTTCTCCCGCCCTGAGCAAGCCCAGCGTCAAGCGATGAAATCCAGGGGTCTGTTGAATCCTCCTTTTCTGTTCATGTATTGCCTGCGGCCGGAGGGAAGGAACCGGTGTCAGCTCCAGGGCGGCCAGCTCAGAACAAATCCACACAAACACACCCAAAGGAGGCCCGCGACAACCCTCAGCAGCCGCGGGGGATCGAATTCCCTGTGGATTTGCCCAAATCTGCCACCAACGAGACATCAGCGGAGGCTGGGCTGTTTGAGGACGAGGTCTGAGCCGAAGCCCAGCACACAGCGTGGCTGTACatcaaaaatgctcttttttgaTGGCACTTTCCatcaaaaaggaaacagaattggCAAACTGAGCAGAGTTTTTGCGGAAGAAACATGCCAACCGCGCTGCTTTCGCAGGCCCACTGCTCCAACCCACCCAGGCCACACCTGGGACATCCCGCCCACAAACAATGCGCTCTTTTGTTCCTCATCTCTCTGCTTTCACCATTTCCAGGAGAAACCAGAGGCTTCTTACCTCCGTTTGACAGTATAAACCACAAACTTCGCATTTTTCCAAAGGCCCGAGAAGCCACACCACCCCCCTGCGTGCACCGAGAGATGGTGCCTTTGACATACAGTTGCAGAGTTTCCTCCACGCTGCGTTATCTCATCAAAGAAATTCTTTCtacccgaaaaaaaaaaagactgggcACAAACCTGTATTTCCTCTTCTGGGAGACATTGATGGCATAGGCATTTGCGGCGCCATCCACCTTCTTCCCctgaaaaacattaagaaaaacgGTCCCAAAACTCAGCATATTATCCCCAAAAAGGGACCGTTGGAGGCAGCTGTGGGCTCCACCGCGCCAATTCACACTCACTTTCGTCGTGTCAAAAGAGGCAAAGcccatcatcttcatcatctcaATTTCCTCTTCTGTCTTGCCCTGCAAATCTTCCTCTGCCgagacaacaaaaaagaaagattttgacAAAGACAGCCGTCAGGTTTCACCAAAAGCATTTCAAATAAGCACCCCGGTGTCACCTTGGTCCCAACCCAAGCAGGAAATTCAGTGCCCAGGACGTACTGAACAAGGAAAATCCCTGGACTCACCTGTGATCTGACGTTCTTTGCCTTTGGAATCTTTTATCTCCTTCTTCTCTTCATCTCGCCTTTCCTTCAgccgtggtggggaggaggagctggaTCGGTGCCGTCTCGGCGACCTGACGTTGCAAACGCAGAAGGGTTTGCAACTTCCCAGCTGTGCCATTACCAGTTTTACGGCGTTAATGAGTTCCCGCTGTCCCGATACCACCCGAACCTCGTCTTGCCCGGGCTCTCCAGCTTGTCCCCACCCCGGCATTGCCTTTTCTGCCCCTCACCTGGATCGTCTCCTGTGGGGGGAACGAGAACGactcctcctcctgtccctgtcccgggACCGGGATCGCTCTCTTcgcctcctctccctctcccgtGAGGTGGACCGTGAACGCCTGCGCTCTGCTTGCAGAAAGGCATGGCTCTGTTTAGCTTCTGCTTCTTCACGTCTTTCCTGCTTTCCAAAGAAAATCCTACGACATTGTGACAGGTCCCAAGCAGCGACCCCACAActccctcccacctccttccctccctggctgGGCTCAGAGATCGAGCCCAGCACCCGCAGAagcgggaggaggagcaggaaaagCCCTTCACCCGGGAGTAGGGGAATGAACCTGTCGGCAAATCGGTGCCTGAAAGCTGAGGTGCCTGGAAAGAGGCGGGAGTCAGTGtccagaaggaggaagaggagaaggaggaagggagccTCTGCTCTCCCCAGAACGAAGAACCGAGGCTCCAGCACCGCCCCCCCACACAGACCCTGGAGGGGCCTCACCCCCTCGCTCAAGGGTTGGGGGGACTCCCAGGGCCCGCTCCTACCCCGGCCCTGGGCTGCCTGCGCCGGGCCTACCTTCCCCCAAGGGCCCGGATCCCGCCCCCCTCAGCGCAACCCCGCCCTGTCGCGGCCGGAcgccccagggtgtccccccggtgtcccctctgtccctcctcACCGCGCCGCGGCGGCGAGCGGGAGCGGCTGCGGCCCATGGCCGACCCTCAGCGCCGGCACTTCCGGCCGCCCAGCACTGCGCACTTCCGGCCCCTCGCCTCGCGATCCTCCCCGGAACCGGAGCAGCAGCGCTTTGGTTCCGTAGCGAAAAAGGTCCGGAGGGGGGCccggggtggttgaaatccccctcCCCGGCGGGCTCCGCTCCGCATCCAGAGCCGGGGGTGGGCACAGGGGGTCGATGAGGCCGTgaaccccagccccagccgagCGCCTTCCCCAGCCTCGGCCCAGCCTAGCCCCAGCCCcgccccagctccccagggaggCCATGACACCCCCTCATCCACCTCCAAGCGCCACAGCACTAGCGTGTGCCAAACACGGGGTTTATTTACAGACAGGCGTTACACAGCACTTTCCAGCGACGATTGTCAGACACCGGCCATTGCCCTTGCCAGCCCGCAGGTGGGGGacaccccgctcccctccccaccatgcTCCCCCGGGCCATGGCGGCAAACCCAGCGTTAAGCAGCCTCCTCTCGGCCTCATGTCAGTGGGTGTTCAGCAACCGCATCCTCGCCGGCGACCACGGCATGTCCACCAGCCCCAGGTGGCAAAAAGGGTGCTGAATCCAGCTGGAACCACAGCATCGCCCTCGTTTCCCGCAGTGTGTCGGCATATCCATGGTCAAAGATGGAAATCCGGCCTCTCTTCTTTTCAGTTAAGGATGCAAATATGGAGGGCGAGGAGCACCAGGCCTCTTGGGGCACTGGATGAACGGTTTGCCTCGCAGCCAGGGATGCGTCCCTGCCTCCCCGCCACTGAAAACCCACACCAAGGGCTTGACCTGGGGCTCTTGGGCACAGGCAGCCTTGCACAAAGGAGGTGAGAAGGAAGC
Encoded proteins:
- the SNRNP27 gene encoding U4/U6.U5 small nuclear ribonucleoprotein 27 kDa protein isoform X1; amino-acid sequence: MGRSRSRSPPRRGTSAFRHRFADRFIPLLPGEGLFLLLLPLLRVLGSISEPSQGGKEVGGSCGVAAWDLSQCRRIFFGKQERREEAEAKQSHAFLQAERRRSRSTSRERERRRRERSRSRDRDRRRSRSRSPHRRRSRSPRRHRSSSSSPPRLKERRDEEKKEIKDSKGKERQITEEDLQGKTEEEIEMMKMMGFASFDTTKGKKVDGAANAYAINVSQKRKYRQYMNRKGGFNRPLDFIA
- the SNRNP27 gene encoding U4/U6.U5 small nuclear ribonucleoprotein 27 kDa protein isoform X2 — protein: MGRSRSRSPPRRERRRSRSTSRERERRRRERSRSRDRDRRRSRSRSPHRRRSRSPRRHRSSSSSPPRLKERRDEEKKEIKDSKGKERQITEEDLQGKTEEEIEMMKMMGFASFDTTKGKKVDGAANAYAINVSQKRKYRQYMNRKGGFNRPLDFIA